A genomic region of Miscanthus floridulus cultivar M001 chromosome 3, ASM1932011v1, whole genome shotgun sequence contains the following coding sequences:
- the LOC136542456 gene encoding sugar transport protein MST6-like, translating to MAVGVVVNAGGGKDYPGKLTMFVLFACIVAATGGLIFGYDIGISGGVTSMNPFLMKFFPSVYHKEQEAERNQSNQYCKFDSQLLTMFTSSLYLAALVASFFAATVTRVAGRKWSMFGGGVTFLVGAALNGAAKDVVMLILGRVLLGIGVGFANQAVPVYLSEMAPARFRGMLNIGFQLMITIGILCANLINYGTSKIKGGWGWRVSLALAAVPAAIIAVGALFLPDTPNSLIDRGYTDDAKRMLKRVRGTEDVEEEYNDLVAASEESKLVAHPWRNILQPRYRPQLVMAIAIPMFQQLTGINVIMFYAPVLFKTLGFADDASLMSAVITGLVNVFATFVSIVTVDRLGRRKLFLQGGTQMLACQIVVGSLIGAKFGFTGVAEIPKAYAAIVVLFICAYVAGFAWSWGPLGWLVPSEIFPLEIRSAGQSINVSVNMFCTFIIAQAFLPMLCRFKFILFFFFGAWVVVMTIFVALFLPETKNVPIEEMVLVWKAHWYWGRFIRDEDVHVGADLEMPSANGNGKVGAGKLGGMQ from the exons ATGGCCGTCGGCGTGGTGGTGAACGCCGGAGGGGGCAAGGACTACCCCGGCAAGCTCACCATGTTCGTGCTCTTCGCCTGCATCGTCGCCGCCACCGGCGGGCTCATCTTCGGATACGACATCGGCATCTCCG GTGGCGTGACGTCGATGAACCCGTTCCTGATGAAGTTCTTCCCGTCGGTGTACCACAAGGAGCAGGAGGCGGAGCGGAACCAGAGCAACCAGTACTGCAAGTTCGACAGCCAGCTGCTGACCATGTTCACGTCCTCGCTCTACCTCGCCGCGCTCGTGGCCTCCTTCTTCGCCGCCACCGTCACCCGCGTGGCCGGCCGCAAGTGGTCCATGTTCGGCGGCGGCGTCACGTTCCTGGTGGGCGCCGCGCTCAACGGCGCCGCCAAGGACGTGGTCATGCTCatcctcggccgcgtcctcctcGGCATCGGCGTCGGCTTCGCCAACCAGGCCGTCCCCGTCTACCTCTCGGAGATGGCGCCCGCGCGCTTCCGCGGGATGCTCAACATCGGGTTCCAGCTCATGATCACCATCGGCATCCTGTGCGCCAACCTCATCAACTACGGCACCTCCAAGATCAAGGGCGGGTGGGGGTGGCGCGTCAGCCTGGCGCTCGCGGCCGTGCCGGCGGCCATCATCGCCGTGGGAGCGCTGTTCTTGCCCGACACCCCCAACTCCCTCATCGACCGGGGCTACACCGACGACGCCAAGCGGATGCTCAAGCGCGTGCGCGGCacggaggacgtggaggaggagtACAACGACCTGGTGGCCGCCAGCGAGGAGTCCAAGCTCGTAGCGCACCCCTGGCGCAACATCCTGCAGCCGCGGTACCGGCCGCAGCTCGTCATGGCCATCGCCATCCCCATGTTCCAGCAGCTCACGGGCATCAACGTCATCATGTTCTACGCGCCCGTGCTCTTCAAGACGTTGGGCTTCGCCGACGACGCCTCCCTCATGTCCGCGGTCATCACGGGCCTCGTCAACGTCTTCGCGACCTTCGTGTCCATCGTCACCGTGGACCGGCTCGGCCGCCGCAAGCTGTTCCTGCAGGGCGGCACCCAGATGCTCGCGTGCCAGATCGTCGTCGGCAGCCTGATCGGCGCCAAGTTCGGGTTCACCGGCGTGGCGGAGATCCCCAAGGCGTACGCGGCCATCGTGGTGCTCTTCATCTGCGCGTACGTGGCCGGCTTCGCCTGGTCCTGGGGACCCCTCGGCTGGCTGGTGCCCAGCGAGATCTTCCCGCTGGAGATCCGGTCGGCGGGGCAGAGCATCAACGTGTCCGTCAACATGTTCTGCACCTTCATCATCGCGCAGGCGTTCCTCCCCATGCTCTGCCGCTTCAagttcatcctcttcttcttcttcggcgcCTGGGTCGTCGTCATGACCATCTTCGTCGCGCTCTTCCTGCCGGAGACCAAGAACGTGCCCATCGAGGAGATGGTGCTCGTGTGGAAGGCACACTGGTACTGGGGCCGATTCATCCGCGACGAGGACGTGCACGTCGGCGCCGACCTCGAGATGCCCTCCGCCAACGGCAACGGCAAGGTCGGGGCCGGCAAGCTCGGCGGCATGCAGTAG
- the LOC136546969 gene encoding uncharacterized protein, protein MSPRLLACFGRRGGGATAAAPDDTTGEGQQQEAAPPGPVLVELFASQGCGASPEADAVAARLAQDSGDGSAAVVVLAFHVDYWDYRGWKDPFASSAWTVRQKAYVEALRLDTLFTPQVVLQGRAHCVGTEQDALAQAVRDAPRYPAPAIKVTFQRPNPATLQASFTGTLRSRVEGPGGASVLVALYENGLVTDCGRGENKGKSLLNDHVVRRLEKVAAVREGASAKKTVSGTVQFPLWDGFRATKCGLVLFVQNAALQVLGVQHFDLPDNV, encoded by the exons ATGTCGCCGCGGCTGCTGGCGTGCTTCGGGCGCAGGGGCGGcggcgcgacggcggcggcgccggacGACACGACGGGCGAGGGCCAGCAGCAGGAGGCGGCGCCCCCGGGCCCGGTGCTGGTGGAGCTGTTCGCGTCGCAGGGGTGCGGGGCGTCGCCCGAGGCGGACGCCGTGGCGGCGCGGCTGGCGCAGGACTCCGGGGACGGCAGCGCTGCCGTCGTGGTGCTGGCGTTCCACGTCGACTACTGGGACTACCGCGGGTGGAAGGACCCCTTCGCGTCCAGCGCCTGGACCGTGCGCCAGAAGGCCTACGTGGAGGCGCTCCGCCTCGACACGCTCTTCACGCCGCAGGTCGTCCTGCAGGGCCGCGCCCACTGCGTCGGCACCGAGCAGGACGCGCTCGCGCAGGCCGTCCGCGACGCGCCGCGCTACCCCGCGCCCGCCATCAAG GTCACGTTCCAGCGGCCGAACCCGGCGACGCTGCAGGCGTCGTTCACGGGCACGCTGCGCAGCCGCGTGGAGGGCCCCGGCGGCGCGAGCGTGCTGGTGGCGCTGTACGAGAACGGGCTGGTGACCGACTGCGGGCGCGGCGAGAACAAGGGCAAGTCGCTGCTGAACGACCACGTGGTGCGGCGCctcgagaaggtggccgccgtgCGGGAGGGCGCCTCGGCGAAGAAGACCGTGTCCGGCACCGTCCAGTTCCCGCTCTGGGACGGATTCCGCGCCACCAAGTGCGGCCTCGTGCTCTTCGTCCAGAACGCCGCGCTGCAGGTGCTCGGCGTCCAGCACTTCGACCTGCCCGACAACGTCTGA